TTGCACCCTTACTACTTTTTTGGTCGGAAAATCCCTACACTGTTTACTTTTCTCACTGATTCAGCAAGCCCTATTTAAAGGTCGCTATATTCGGCATATAAGGGGCAGATGGAAAAGTAAAAGAACAGATTGGCTGTCCGGGCTTTTATCATTTCGGAGGAAATGGCGCATCATTAGTAGCAGCGTGGATAATGGGAGCGTGGCCAGTTGGCTTAGAGTTCATTACTTAACGCCTTTTAACTAGAATTCCAAAACCTTGATCATAAACTTCTTAGGGTGAGCAGTAATCCAAAGTCTGCTTTACCAAGCTTGGCTGGCTTATTTTCAATTAATCAAGCTTATTGGAATGGAAAATTTTCTATTGCAACATCCGTAGTTAATAATGAGGCAAGTAACCAAGGCACTTTACGCAGTAGATAATCCCTCAGAAGTATGTCAAATTAGTAAAGATGTACAAATAACCATGTTATGACACCTCGCTTGATCAACTCTCGCTACGCTCTATCTCCCGACCCGCGATCAGGTGGAATGGCGGATGTCTATCAAGCAATTGATATGGTTGAGGGTCTCCGGCGAGTGGCAGTAAAAGTATTCAAAGATAGGCAGATTGAAGCAGACATTCTAGCTGAGTCCTTCAGACGGGAAACCCAAGCCCTTCAAGAGTTAAAGCATTCGGGAATCGTGGAACTTCTTGATTATGGCACCGATGAAATTACGGGTAACTATTTTCTTGTCTTGGAATGGATGGAAAAGGATTTGACAGCATTTTTGAAAGAATCTCCTCCAGATTGTTGGGATTCTTTCTGGAAAGCAGTAGCCTTACCTACGCTGGAGGCTTTGGCTTTTTCCCATAGTCGCGGAATAATACACCGGGATATTAAGCCCAACAATATTTTAGTGGGAAGTGACGGTAAACTCAAACTTGCTGACTTCGGCATATCCAAGCTTAAGAGCTATTTGCAACCCAGCATTACTCTTAAAGAGTTTGTATCGCGCACATTTACGCCGCCAGAACCCGACGATGGTTCCTATACTTACACCCGTGATGTTTTCAGTTTTGGGGTATTGGTTTTAAAGTGCCTAACCAATGTTGAACTAATAGAGCATAATAATATCCCCAGCGCTCTGAAAGCGTTTGACGCACCACATGAAATTCTTGAAGTAATCGAACGTGCTGTCTCTCTCGACCCCGCAGAGCGTCAGCACAATGCAGAGGTACTGCTAGCTGAACTTAACGCTATTCAAGGGAAGCGAACGCAAATCCAGTCCGCCAAAAAACGCTATTGCTACTTGCAACTTACCAATAAGGCTTTAAATAATCTTCGGAACGTACTTGATGTGCCTCAAGATGAAATCCAAAATATTCTTTTAGAGGATTTGAACAGTGGATGTGGAATCTCACCTTTGAAGAAATCTAACGCAGTTAATGCGGATAACGAATCATCTGAAGGTCATTACTCTATTTTTGGATTTTCCTACAGATATCATGTGGCGCTAGAGCGAGAGTGCGTAGTCATCATCAACGCCCAGGAATTTTCGAGTGCAATACTAGAACAAAACCGAGAACGTGCGTGGGCTGCACCCTACGAATTCAAATTTGGCAAGCCTCTAATTAGATGGGAAGCCGAAGAAGTAATTAGGGAATTTCAATTTTCAGTAGAAGAACATGAAGCAAACCTCCGGCAGACACGAGCCGAAGAAGAAAAAGAACGATTATTTCGGGTTTGGTGGGATATCCTTAGAGCTAAAACAGATTGGGAAAAAAATAAAGAAAAACCCATTAAATACAAAAGCGTTACTCGTGATGGCAACCGAGTTATCTTTGAACTATCAGAGCTTCCAGAAGATGACTTAGCTGGACAACCCCGCCATGTAACAAACTTCAAAGGATTGAGCATTTTGGCAGGAAATGTTGAGCAGGTTATTGATGACAAATTGACTCTTTATATAAAATATGGAGAAACAGACAGGCTCCCTCAATCTGGTGAGCTACGCTTTGATACCCGTGCTGCTGAGGTTGCTCTAAATCGGCAAAAAAATGCTCTTGATGCGGTTCGATTTGACCGTGCAGTCCGCTCCGATATTCGTCAATTACTTGTTAATCTCCAAGAAGTTCGTAGCCCCGATTTAGGAGTGGATTTACAATTTATTCAGCCCCTGAATGAATCACAGCAGGAAGTTGTCAAAGCTGCACTCTCTACAAAAGATTTTCTAATTGTTAAAGGGCCACCCGGAACGGGAAAGACAACATTTATTACAGAAGTTGTTCTGCAAACGCTTAAAGCTAATCCTGATGCCCGAATTTTGCTTAGTTCACAAACTCATGTTGCATTAGATAACGCTTTAGAACGAATTAAGGCTAAAGAACCTAAGTTAAATTTGGTGCGAATTGGCAACCATGAAAAGGTATCAGAGAATGTTCACTCCCTCTTACTCGAAGAACAGATGGAACAGTGGAGAGAGGAAGCGCTCGCTAAGGGGCAGAAGTTTATTGCTGATTGGTCAGCACAACGCGGTATCTCTCACAAGGACAGTGAGATGGCAACTATGTTTCAAGAATTGAGGACTATAACTGCAAAACTAGAAACCTTGAAAACAGAAATTGCTAGTTGGAAACAGGAATTAGATGAAATTTTAGCTATCAATTATGACCCGGAAACCCCAGAATCATTACTAAAACTTCGCATACCTAAAGAAAGATTAGAAGAAGTTAAAAGTATTGAAGCGGAAATTGCCACTCTGCGTCAGCAGTCAAAGCAAGCGCGTGATGAGCAGAAGAAAATAGCAGCACGTCTGCAACAAGTTAGCGAAATTGATGCGGAAGAACTTTTGAACTTATCGTCGGAAGATATAGCAAGTTATATCAGCATACTAATTGACCAAAATAATTCAGATTCAAAAATGCTTCAAAACTTGCTAAAAATTCAAACAGAATGGTTTGAGCAGTTCGGTCGAAATGACAAGTTTAATGCACCTTTGATTAAGCGAGCGCAATTAGTAGCCGGAACCTGCATTGGAATTCCTAGAGAGATTCAAGATATAGAATTTGACCTTTGCATTATTGATGAAGCTTCAAAAGCTACGGCTACAGAAGTATTAGTTCCGATTGCGCGATCGCATCGCTGGATACTGGTTGGTGACCCTAAACAACTACCACCCTTCCAAGATGAGGTTAGCAGAAATTCTGACTTTCTAGCCCAATATGAACTTACTCAAGATGAGATTCGGGAAACCTTATTTGATCGCCTACTTAGAACACTGCCAGATGGATGTTGCAAAATGTTAACCATCCAACATCGGATGGTTGCACCCATCGGTAATCTAGTCAGTGAATGTTTCTACGAGGG
Above is a genomic segment from Ancylothrix sp. D3o containing:
- a CDS encoding serine/threonine-protein kinase produces the protein MTPRLINSRYALSPDPRSGGMADVYQAIDMVEGLRRVAVKVFKDRQIEADILAESFRRETQALQELKHSGIVELLDYGTDEITGNYFLVLEWMEKDLTAFLKESPPDCWDSFWKAVALPTLEALAFSHSRGIIHRDIKPNNILVGSDGKLKLADFGISKLKSYLQPSITLKEFVSRTFTPPEPDDGSYTYTRDVFSFGVLVLKCLTNVELIEHNNIPSALKAFDAPHEILEVIERAVSLDPAERQHNAEVLLAELNAIQGKRTQIQSAKKRYCYLQLTNKALNNLRNVLDVPQDEIQNILLEDLNSGCGISPLKKSNAVNADNESSEGHYSIFGFSYRYHVALERECVVIINAQEFSSAILEQNRERAWAAPYEFKFGKPLIRWEAEEVIREFQFSVEEHEANLRQTRAEEEKERLFRVWWDILRAKTDWEKNKEKPIKYKSVTRDGNRVIFELSELPEDDLAGQPRHVTNFKGLSILAGNVEQVIDDKLTLYIKYGETDRLPQSGELRFDTRAAEVALNRQKNALDAVRFDRAVRSDIRQLLVNLQEVRSPDLGVDLQFIQPLNESQQEVVKAALSTKDFLIVKGPPGTGKTTFITEVVLQTLKANPDARILLSSQTHVALDNALERIKAKEPKLNLVRIGNHEKVSENVHSLLLEEQMEQWREEALAKGQKFIADWSAQRGISHKDSEMATMFQELRTITAKLETLKTEIASWKQELDEILAINYDPETPESLLKLRIPKERLEEVKSIEAEIATLRQQSKQARDEQKKIAARLQQVSEIDAEELLNLSSEDIASYISILIDQNNSDSKMLQNLLKIQTEWFEQFGRNDKFNAPLIKRAQLVAGTCIGIPREIQDIEFDLCIIDEASKATATEVLVPIARSHRWILVGDPKQLPPFQDEVSRNSDFLAQYELTQDEIRETLFDRLLRTLPDGCCKMLTIQHRMVAPIGNLVSECFYEGQLKSARTDIDKNLTKVLPQPVTWLTTTRLPNYREQPANSSFNNACEVKVIIQFLNQLNQTAVASEKKYSVAVLTGYSAQLKLLNRSLTVELNNWKALTIECNTVDAFQGREADIAVYSVTRSNKEGKVGFLRETERLNVALSRGKVGLVIVGDHHFCRISRDNPLHRVLDYVEHHPENCALKEASL